GGATTTTTAAAAGGAAAAGCATACAGTGCCCGATAAAGAGCAATTAATATTGGCATTTGAACCAGTAAAGGCAGACATCCCGCCATAGGATTTACATTGTGCTCTTTATACAGTTCCATTATCTTTTGTTGCATCATTTGGGGATCTTTATTTTTGTATTTATCCTGTATGGCTTTTATTTCAGGAGCTAGTTTTTGCATCATAACCATAGAATGCATTTGTTTTTTAGAAAGGGGATATAAAACTACTTTGATAAATATCGTTAACAAAATAATGGCCAACGCATAACTTGGGAATCCAAAACTGACCGTAAAGCCATAAAGCCAGTTCATTAATGCTGTCATACCATCTACTATGGCATCAAACCATCCAAACAAAACGTGTACCTCCTTAAAAGCCTTACCGGTTAATGTAATGGGTCATATCCACCCGGGTGATAGGGATGGCACTTTGCTAATCTTTTAAATGTTAGCCAAAGCCCCTTTAATATACCATATTTTTCAATTGCTTGTTTTGAATATTGAGAACATGTCGGGTAAAACCGGCAAGTAGGTGGCTTCAAAGGAGAAATAAATTTCTGGTAAAAAATTAGGCCAAGTATAATAACCTGCCGCATTAATTTTTCTCCTGTTTATTTAATTTACCCCAAACATGCCACATGTGTTTTTCCATTTGATGAAAGTCCTGATCAGAGGAAGTTTGGCGAACAATAAACACAAAATCACAATCATCAGAAAAACGATCCAAATGAAAACGGCATAGTTCCTTCAATATACGACGTAAACGGTTTCGACAAACTGCCTTGCCAACCTTTTTACTAATGGAGAAACCAAACCTGCGACCAAGACCCTTATTAGGAAATTTATACAATACCAGGTATCGGTTTGCAGCGGACACACCAAAACGATAGACATTGCGAAAATCTGAATTTTTCTTTAGG
This genomic interval from Desulforamulus reducens MI-1 contains the following:
- the rnpA gene encoding ribonuclease P protein component encodes the protein MKKFVSLKKNSDFRNVYRFGVSAANRYLVLYKFPNKGLGRRFGFSISKKVGKAVCRNRLRRILKELCRFHLDRFSDDCDFVFIVRQTSSDQDFHQMEKHMWHVWGKLNKQEKN
- a CDS encoding YidC/Oxa1 family membrane protein insertase; protein product: MFGWFDAIVDGMTALMNWLYGFTVSFGFPSYALAIILLTIFIKVVLYPLSKKQMHSMVMMQKLAPEIKAIQDKYKNKDPQMMQQKIMELYKEHNVNPMAGCLPLLVQMPILIALYRALYAFPFKNPDHAHFFWVESLSKTGDIPLALLAAATTYLQSKLTTNTQDQTQKTMLYTMPLFIGWIAHTVPAGLALYWVVFNTVGAIQQWIINKETLHLKEGVTGVEGSRKSR
- the yidD gene encoding membrane protein insertion efficiency factor YidD, translated to MRQVIILGLIFYQKFISPLKPPTCRFYPTCSQYSKQAIEKYGILKGLWLTFKRLAKCHPYHPGGYDPLH